Proteins encoded by one window of Carassius carassius chromosome 30, fCarCar2.1, whole genome shotgun sequence:
- the LOC132110709 gene encoding ras-related protein Rab-4A-like, with translation MSETYDFLFKFLVIGNAGTGKSCLLHNFIEKRFKDDSNHTIGVEFGSKVISVVNKSVKLQIWDTAGQERFRSVTRSYYRGAAGALLVYDITSRETYNSLTNWLTDARMLASQNIVIILCGNKKDLDADREVTFLEASRFAQENELMFLETSALTGENVEEAFVQCARKILNKIESGELDPERMGSGIQYGDAALRQLRSPRRAQAESVQECGC, from the exons ATGTCAGAGACATACG ATTTCCTGTTTAAGTTCCTTGTGATAGGAAATGCAGGGACTGGAAAATCTTGTCTGCTTCACAATTTTATAGAAAAAAGAT TCAAAGATGACTCGAATCACACTATCGGGGTTGAATTTGGCTCAAAGGTAATCAGTGTGGTCAATAAATCTGTCAAGCTCCAGATCTGGGACACAGCAGGACAGGAGCGTTTCAG GTCTGTAACACGCAGCTACTACAGAGGGGCAGCAGGGGCTCTTCTCGTGTATGACATCACTAG TCGAGAAACATACAACTCTCTGACCAACTGGCTGACCGATGCCAGGATGCTGGCCAGCCAGAACATAGTGATCATACTGTGTGGAAATAAGAAAGATCTGGATGCTGACCGTGAAGTCACCTTTCTGGAGGCCTCACGCTTCGCTCAAGAGAATG AGCTCATGTTTTTGGAGACCAGTGCTCTAACAGGGGAGAATGTGGAGGAAGCTTTTGTCCAGTGTGCTCGGAAAATCCTTAACAAGATAGAGTCAG GAGAGCTGGACCCAGAGCGGATGGGTTCAGGAATCCAGTACGGAGATGCAGCGTTGCGGCAGCTGCGTTCTCCCAGACGGGCTCAAGCAGAGAGCGTGCAGGAGTGTGGCTGTTAA
- the LOC132110713 gene encoding centriole, cilia and spindle-associated protein-like yields MVTKRIRSEYMKKFKDPKWDTYAKCYEDLLKYRLSRRLLEQAHKPWIWGGWGSETGSSGTSTPLSRNKVEPERIHDEKAERSACVTPEPPAEEDLDRGAAHTKLVARVAEQSHQEGERARESSPALNPETDTHILNSPKSKRLPSHKYTRSKVKPHATKDPEKENRHPFALYGAGERQTDMASKKTHNVGPAASTAEIHESAMRARTRREVEKQIKRSDKQRARSADFENNRNKVVPDFNPWITEYMRCFSARSR; encoded by the exons ATGGTGACGAAGCGAATTAGGTCAGAATACATGAAGAAATTTAAAGATCCGAAATGGGACACTTACGCAAAGTGTTATGAGGATTTGCTGAAGTACAGACTGTCAAGACGGCTGTTGGAGCAAGCGCACAAGCCCTGGATCTGGGGAGGATGGGGGAGCGAAACAGGCTCCAGTGGTACATCTACTCCTCTAAGTCGGAATAAAGTTGAACCTGAGAGGATCCATGATGAGAAAGCAGAACGATCTGCTTGTGTGACACCAGAACCACCGGCAGAAGAAGATCTGGACAGAGGCGCTGCACACACCA AGCTTGTTGCCAGAGTTGCTGAGCAGAGTCatcaagagggagagagagccaGAGAAAGCTCTCCTGCTCTCAATCCAGAAACTGACACACATATCCTGAACTCACCAAAGAGCAAACGCCTCCCCTCACACAAGTATACAAGATCGAAGGTCAAGCCTCATGCAACCAAAGACCCTGAAAAAGAAAATCGTCACCCTTTTGCTCTGTATGGTGcgggagagagacagacagatatggCTTCCAAGAAAACCCATAATGTTGGTCCTGCAGCATCAACTGCAGAG ATCCATGAGTCAGCGATGCGAGCAAGAACCCGACGAGAGGTGGAAAAACAGATAAAGAGATCTGACAAACAAAGAGCCAGATCTGCTGACTTCGAAAATAACAGAAATAAGGTTGTCCCGGATTTCAACCCCTGGATCACAGAGTACATGCGCTGCTTTTCAGCTCGTTCTCGATAG